In Desulfofundulus kuznetsovii DSM 6115, the following are encoded in one genomic region:
- a CDS encoding acyl-CoA dehydrogenase: MAEFVYDIRDLKFIIKEWLNMEEIFNLEKFKDNYGMDDIDLILDEAYKIAREVIFPINKEGDRIGVKFENGRAKLPPGYVEAYKFLQENGWGSANESLASETAMPLTLYRAYNEMFIAASPALMSYVKLTTGAANLIYRFGTDKDRKLFLENMLSGKWSGTMCLTEPNAGSDVGDATTRAYPTDDPRIYKIKGTKMFITGGEVDLGENIIHMVLARPEGGAPGSKGLGLYIVPKIWVNDDGSLGEPNDVTCIAIESKMGLKASATAMLSFGENDNCRGILVGDPPDSEGRSKGLAMMFHMMNESRIGTGHNALAQMAAAYYFASRYAAERIQGRPFTNPKAERVPIIKHADVRRMLMEMKAQVEAIRAMVFRGFYYLDIAEYSKDREKAARYRGFADILTPLIKTYASETAWQMVALAIQVHGGVGYTEEYPVSQYARDVKILSIWEGTSFIQAMDLVGRKMRMKDGLPFASWLDERKEFIEQNKDADGFVAEMRKLEKAYQCVAEIKDIYASYYANIAEKGELIPLYALRVLTCCAQLFAAESLMDQALVARRKIEELGVNHHDYTYYAGKITTAKYFINNILPNVYMLADQIKEADKSALECPEEALVIG, encoded by the coding sequence ATGGCGGAATTTGTATATGACATAAGAGATCTGAAATTCATTATTAAGGAATGGCTTAATATGGAAGAAATATTTAACCTGGAAAAATTCAAGGATAATTATGGAATGGATGATATCGATTTAATTTTGGATGAAGCATATAAAATTGCCAGGGAGGTTATATTTCCCATCAATAAAGAGGGGGATCGGATAGGCGTCAAATTTGAGAATGGCCGGGCAAAGCTTCCACCGGGCTATGTAGAAGCATATAAATTCTTGCAAGAGAACGGGTGGGGTTCAGCCAATGAATCGTTAGCCTCGGAAACCGCTATGCCGCTGACCCTGTACAGGGCTTATAACGAGATGTTTATAGCCGCCAGCCCGGCATTAATGTCATACGTTAAATTGACCACCGGTGCGGCCAACCTTATTTACCGGTTCGGTACAGATAAAGACCGCAAGTTGTTTCTTGAAAACATGCTTAGCGGAAAATGGAGCGGCACCATGTGCTTGACCGAGCCCAACGCCGGCTCGGATGTAGGTGACGCTACTACGAGGGCTTATCCTACCGATGACCCCAGGATTTACAAAATCAAAGGCACCAAGATGTTTATTACCGGTGGTGAAGTGGATTTAGGCGAAAATATAATTCACATGGTACTGGCCCGTCCTGAAGGCGGTGCGCCGGGTTCCAAGGGGCTGGGACTGTACATAGTGCCTAAGATATGGGTGAACGATGACGGCAGCCTCGGGGAGCCCAATGATGTTACCTGCATCGCTATTGAAAGCAAGATGGGGCTTAAAGCATCCGCTACGGCCATGTTGAGTTTTGGTGAAAATGATAATTGCCGTGGGATTTTAGTGGGTGATCCTCCGGATAGTGAGGGCAGGTCAAAAGGACTGGCCATGATGTTCCATATGATGAACGAATCGCGTATAGGAACAGGCCATAACGCCCTGGCCCAGATGGCCGCGGCTTATTACTTCGCTTCTCGCTATGCCGCCGAGCGCATCCAGGGACGCCCCTTCACCAACCCCAAGGCAGAGCGGGTGCCGATTATCAAGCACGCAGATGTGAGAAGAATGCTCATGGAAATGAAGGCTCAGGTTGAAGCAATCAGAGCCATGGTCTTCAGAGGTTTTTATTACCTCGATATTGCCGAATACAGCAAAGACAGGGAAAAGGCGGCCCGCTACCGCGGATTTGCGGACATTTTAACGCCGCTCATTAAAACCTACGCCAGTGAAACCGCCTGGCAGATGGTCGCGCTGGCCATCCAGGTGCATGGCGGTGTTGGTTACACAGAAGAATACCCCGTTTCGCAGTATGCGCGCGATGTCAAAATACTTTCTATTTGGGAAGGAACATCATTTATTCAGGCCATGGATTTGGTCGGTCGCAAGATGAGGATGAAAGACGGCTTGCCTTTTGCCAGCTGGCTGGATGAACGAAAAGAGTTTATTGAACAAAATAAAGATGCAGACGGCTTTGTCGCAGAAATGAGAAAATTAGAAAAAGCTTATCAATGTGTGGCTGAGATTAAGGACATATACGCTTCTTACTATGCAAATATAGCCGAGAAAGGCGAACTAATTCCGCTCTATGCGCTCCGCGTACTTACCTGCTGTGCCCAGTTGTTTGCCGCGGAATCTTTAATGGATCAGGCGCTGGTGGCCAGACGGAAAATTGAAGAATTGGGTGTTAATCACCATGACTACACCTACTATGCCGGTAAAATAACCACCGCCAAATATTTTATCAATAACATTTTGCCCAATGTTTACATGCTGGCCGACCAGATTAAAGAGGCGGATAAGTCTGCCCTGGAATGTCCGGAAGAAGCCCTGGTAATCGGCTAA
- a CDS encoding thiolase family protein, whose translation MREVYLVEGVRTAIAKAGKKSWFANIRADDLAALVINGLLERAGITGKKREQVDDVFLGGTTLLKEMGSNIGRYATIMAGMPYSVPGCTVDRMCASGLQTISFAIATIAMGWADLIIAGGVQHMTHVPMGTCSDHNPRLGEFCDPNMVSMGYTAEMVARRFNISREKQDQFAYESHMKAHRATVEGLFKEEILPVEAEVPADDGGTRKMVVDRDQGIRPDTSLEALAKLKPVFMQDEKATVTAGNSSQISDAAAAVLVASKEKIKELGLKPKMKLVAYAVVGVDPAIMGIGPAVAIPKALKQAGMTIEQIDLWEINEAFASQAVYCTEKLGIRNHPLLNPRGSGIALGHPLGCTGARIATTLMHEMPYYGAKFAVESMCVGHGQGAAAIWEWVG comes from the coding sequence ATGAGAGAAGTGTACCTGGTTGAAGGTGTCCGAACGGCAATAGCGAAGGCGGGAAAAAAGTCCTGGTTTGCCAATATCAGGGCAGATGATCTGGCTGCCCTGGTAATTAACGGATTGTTGGAACGAGCAGGTATTACCGGGAAAAAGAGGGAACAAGTGGACGATGTTTTTTTGGGTGGCACCACGCTGTTGAAGGAAATGGGCAGCAATATTGGCCGCTACGCAACCATTATGGCCGGTATGCCCTATAGTGTTCCCGGTTGTACGGTTGACCGTATGTGTGCATCCGGGTTACAGACCATATCCTTTGCTATTGCCACCATAGCTATGGGATGGGCTGATTTGATTATAGCCGGTGGCGTTCAGCACATGACTCACGTTCCCATGGGGACCTGTTCCGACCACAATCCCAGGTTGGGCGAATTCTGTGACCCGAACATGGTTTCAATGGGGTATACAGCTGAAATGGTTGCCCGCAGGTTTAATATCAGCAGGGAGAAGCAGGACCAGTTTGCCTACGAAAGCCATATGAAGGCACATAGGGCAACTGTTGAAGGCTTGTTTAAAGAAGAAATTCTACCTGTGGAAGCAGAGGTTCCTGCGGATGACGGTGGCACCAGAAAAATGGTGGTTGACCGTGACCAGGGAATCAGGCCGGATACTTCTTTGGAAGCGCTGGCCAAATTGAAACCGGTATTTATGCAAGATGAAAAAGCTACGGTAACTGCCGGTAATTCCAGCCAGATCAGCGATGCTGCCGCCGCTGTTTTAGTAGCCAGCAAGGAAAAGATCAAGGAACTGGGCCTTAAACCCAAAATGAAGCTGGTGGCATATGCAGTTGTGGGTGTGGATCCCGCTATCATGGGTATCGGCCCGGCTGTGGCTATTCCCAAGGCTTTAAAACAGGCCGGGATGACTATAGAACAAATCGACCTGTGGGAGATAAATGAGGCCTTTGCCTCACAGGCTGTTTATTGTACAGAGAAGCTGGGCATCAGAAACCACCCGTTACTCAACCCCCGGGGCAGCGGTATAGCCCTGGGGCATCCCCTGGGCTGTACGGGTGCCCGTATAGCGACTACTCTAATGCACGAAATGCCGTACTACGGTGCAAAATTTGCGGTGGAAAGCATGTGTGTGGGCCATGGGCAGGGGGCTGCGGCGATTTGGGAATGGGTTGGCTAA
- a CDS encoding acetyl-CoA hydrolase/transferase family protein: MNSYQEEYKRKLVTADEAVKVVKSGDWVAYSHFAMTPRVLDKALAARKNELFDVKVRGVCSVHPLQVALADPEQQHFIYNSGFFSGVERKLQDEGMAFHIPGLYVESPTNIRSGQNAPDVAMIVTTPMDERGFFNFSVSCSYERALCEMARTVIVEVNEKAPRCLGGFQESIHISEVDYIVEGNNEPLIEIPTHQPTEVDKKIAALIVEEIEDGACLQLGIGGLPNTIGKMLAESDLKDLGVHSEMLCNAFVELYEAGKITGARKTIDRFKMVYTFALGDARLYEFVHNNPACAIYPVDYTNNVNVIAQNDRQIAINNAIEIDLYGQVCSESVGTRQISGTGGQFDFTYGAFRSRGGKAFICLSSTKKVKDRTVSRIVPMITPGGIVTVPRTVVQYVVTEYGKVNLKGKTTWQRAEMLISIAHPDFREELIKQAEKMKIWTRTNKRLS; encoded by the coding sequence ATGAACAGCTATCAAGAAGAATATAAGCGCAAGCTTGTAACTGCTGATGAAGCTGTAAAGGTGGTTAAATCCGGTGATTGGGTTGCTTACAGCCATTTTGCCATGACCCCGCGGGTACTGGATAAGGCGCTGGCCGCAAGAAAAAATGAATTATTCGATGTCAAAGTAAGGGGTGTTTGCTCTGTACATCCGCTGCAGGTAGCCCTCGCTGATCCGGAACAGCAACACTTTATTTACAATAGTGGCTTTTTTAGCGGTGTTGAAAGGAAATTGCAAGATGAGGGTATGGCATTTCATATCCCCGGACTGTATGTCGAATCGCCAACCAATATTCGAAGTGGGCAGAACGCGCCCGACGTAGCCATGATAGTTACCACCCCTATGGACGAAAGAGGCTTTTTTAACTTCAGTGTATCCTGCTCGTATGAACGGGCGCTATGTGAAATGGCCAGAACAGTGATCGTAGAAGTAAACGAAAAAGCCCCTCGCTGTTTGGGTGGTTTTCAAGAAAGCATTCATATCTCTGAAGTGGATTACATTGTCGAAGGTAATAACGAGCCTTTAATAGAAATACCCACGCATCAGCCTACCGAAGTGGATAAAAAGATAGCCGCGCTGATTGTGGAGGAAATTGAGGACGGGGCCTGCCTGCAGCTGGGTATCGGCGGTTTACCAAACACCATAGGTAAAATGCTGGCAGAATCTGATCTAAAGGATTTGGGTGTACACAGTGAAATGTTATGCAACGCTTTTGTGGAATTGTATGAAGCGGGAAAAATTACCGGTGCCAGAAAAACAATAGACCGATTTAAAATGGTATACACTTTTGCTTTGGGTGATGCCAGGCTCTATGAGTTTGTTCACAATAATCCCGCGTGCGCGATTTACCCGGTGGATTATACCAACAATGTAAATGTGATCGCCCAAAATGATAGGCAAATTGCCATTAATAATGCCATAGAAATAGATTTGTATGGACAGGTATGCTCGGAATCCGTGGGGACCCGGCAGATTTCCGGGACCGGCGGGCAATTTGACTTTACTTATGGAGCTTTTCGCTCCAGAGGGGGTAAAGCCTTTATCTGCCTGAGCTCAACCAAAAAGGTAAAAGACAGGACTGTTTCAAGGATTGTTCCCATGATTACGCCCGGCGGGATAGTGACCGTACCCAGAACGGTGGTGCAATATGTAGTAACGGAATATGGCAAGGTTAACTTAAAGGGTAAAACAACCTGGCAGCGGGCAGAAATGCTAATTAGTATCGCCCATCCCGATTTCAGAGAAGAGCTGATCAAACAAGCTGAAAAAATGAAGATCTGGACCAGAACCAATAAAAGATTGAGTTAG
- a CDS encoding 3-hydroxyacyl-CoA dehydrogenase family protein: MGIIDVKSICVVGAGNMGHQIALCAAIAGFKVTCTDINQEVLQKAEKFADTYLPERVAKGKLSEDDATAARARLSFTGDLTEAAKDADLVIEAVLEKLDLKRQIFAQLDKICPAHTILATNSSYIVSSKIADVTGRPEKVCNMHFFNPALVMKLVEVVKGPHVSDETAQTVMEVCRKMGKTPVLLKKEIYGFLVNRIVSAIKNEALYLYDMGIASYEDIDTAVVLALGHPMGPFRLLDLTGIDLTYYISMERYQETGDPRYKPSPIIVEKFLKKEWGRKTGKGFYDYTK, from the coding sequence ATGGGAATTATTGACGTTAAATCGATCTGTGTTGTCGGAGCGGGTAACATGGGGCACCAAATAGCTCTCTGCGCAGCTATTGCGGGTTTTAAGGTAACGTGCACAGATATTAACCAGGAAGTTTTGCAAAAGGCAGAAAAGTTTGCCGATACCTATTTACCTGAGCGGGTGGCCAAAGGGAAACTTTCAGAAGACGATGCCACGGCCGCCCGGGCCAGGCTCTCCTTCACCGGTGATTTGACCGAAGCAGCAAAGGATGCGGATCTGGTGATAGAAGCAGTGCTCGAAAAGTTGGATCTCAAACGCCAAATCTTTGCGCAATTGGATAAGATCTGTCCGGCCCATACGATACTGGCTACCAACAGTTCCTATATTGTCAGTTCTAAAATTGCCGACGTTACCGGCCGGCCTGAAAAAGTGTGTAACATGCACTTCTTTAATCCAGCGCTGGTAATGAAGCTGGTTGAAGTAGTAAAAGGGCCGCATGTGTCGGACGAAACCGCTCAAACCGTCATGGAAGTATGCAGGAAAATGGGTAAAACACCTGTTCTTTTGAAAAAAGAGATTTATGGATTTTTAGTAAACCGCATTGTATCCGCAATTAAAAATGAAGCGCTTTATCTGTACGACATGGGTATTGCTTCTTACGAAGACATTGATACTGCAGTAGTCCTTGCTCTTGGTCACCCCATGGGGCCGTTTAGACTTTTGGATCTCACCGGCATCGACCTGACATATTACATCAGCATGGAGCGTTACCAGGAGACCGGCGATCCCAGGTACAAGCCATCACCGATAATTGTAGAGAAATTTTTGAAGAAAGAATGGGGACGTAAAACCGGTAAAGGCTTTTATGATTACACCAAGTAA
- a CDS encoding thiolase family protein, with translation MKEDVYIISAVRTAIGRYGGSLRTVTSGELGAIVIKESLQRAGILPEQVDEVIMGEVRQSTESANMARVASLRAGLPEEVPAFTVNRLCASGMEAMYSGYLRIAAGEADVIIVGGAENMSRAPYYLRNARWGDGPVQLIDSNLEGGPGAQPNEIYGSDLSMGMTAENVAEKFNVSREDQDKFATRSHRLTSRAINEGKFKEEIVPVEVKTRKKTFIFDTDEHVRPETTEEILAKLQPAFKPGGSVTAGNSCGRNDGAAAMVLASGRAVQELGLTPMGKILGFSVAGVSPRYMGIGPVPAVRKLLGKLNLKLSDIDLIELNEAFAAQALACIRELGLDLDRVNVNGSGIAMGHPLGATGCRIAVTLLYEMKRRNARLGMATLCVGGGQGMAVVIENV, from the coding sequence TTGAAAGAGGATGTTTATATTATCAGCGCGGTTCGCACGGCTATAGGCCGTTATGGTGGCAGCCTTCGCACGGTCACTTCCGGTGAACTGGGAGCCATTGTTATTAAAGAGAGCTTGCAAAGGGCCGGCATATTACCCGAACAAGTGGATGAGGTGATCATGGGGGAGGTCCGCCAGAGCACCGAATCGGCCAACATGGCCCGGGTTGCTTCGCTAAGGGCCGGGTTGCCTGAAGAAGTGCCCGCGTTCACTGTAAATCGACTTTGCGCCTCTGGTATGGAGGCGATGTACAGCGGTTATCTTCGGATAGCGGCGGGGGAAGCCGATGTTATCATCGTGGGCGGAGCGGAAAATATGAGCAGGGCGCCTTACTATTTGCGCAATGCCAGATGGGGTGACGGCCCGGTGCAGTTGATAGACTCCAACCTTGAGGGGGGTCCCGGTGCACAGCCCAATGAAATTTACGGCTCGGACCTCAGCATGGGTATGACCGCAGAAAATGTGGCGGAGAAGTTTAATGTTTCCCGGGAAGATCAGGATAAATTTGCCACCCGCAGTCACCGGTTAACCAGCAGGGCAATTAATGAAGGTAAATTTAAAGAAGAAATAGTTCCCGTTGAAGTTAAAACCAGGAAAAAAACATTCATATTCGATACGGATGAGCATGTTCGTCCGGAAACAACGGAGGAGATTTTGGCCAAATTACAACCGGCCTTCAAGCCGGGCGGATCGGTTACGGCGGGGAATTCCTGCGGCAGAAACGACGGGGCTGCAGCCATGGTGCTGGCATCGGGCCGCGCGGTACAGGAACTTGGCTTGACTCCTATGGGTAAAATATTGGGCTTTAGCGTGGCGGGCGTTTCCCCCCGGTACATGGGCATCGGCCCTGTTCCCGCTGTGCGGAAGCTGCTGGGCAAATTGAATTTGAAGTTAAGTGATATTGATTTAATTGAATTAAATGAAGCTTTTGCCGCCCAAGCCCTGGCATGTATAAGAGAACTCGGTCTGGATCTGGACCGTGTTAACGTCAACGGCAGCGGCATTGCCATGGGGCACCCGCTGGGGGCGACGGGTTGCCGCATTGCCGTAACTTTGCTTTATGAGATGAAGCGGCGCAATGCGCGTCTCGGTATGGCCACCCTTTGCGTGGGCGGCGGTCAGGGTATGGCTGTAGTAATAGAAAACGTTTGA
- a CDS encoding enoyl-CoA hydratase-related protein gives MEYKNILLEKDGHIALLTINRPEVRNALDPQTWAEIRSAIRECKFDKDVRVVIITGAGGKAFASGADIRSLRERETLEVLKSEAQESLNDIENLDKPVIAAIDGFALGGGCELAMACDIRIATSRSKLGQPEVNLGIIPGAGGTQRLQRLVGMGKAKELIFTGDIISAQEAKEIGLVNKVVEQPEDLMPAAKEMAQKIIAKAPVAVGLAKLAINVGANTDINSGLLFEKFAQTIAFSTEDRIEGTTAFLEKRKAVFKGK, from the coding sequence ATGGAATACAAAAACATTTTACTGGAAAAAGACGGGCATATTGCACTGCTTACCATAAACCGGCCGGAAGTACGCAACGCCCTGGACCCGCAAACCTGGGCCGAAATTCGGAGCGCTATCCGGGAATGCAAATTTGATAAAGATGTGCGTGTGGTTATTATAACCGGGGCGGGCGGTAAGGCGTTTGCTTCCGGGGCTGATATCAGGTCTCTTAGAGAACGTGAAACTTTAGAAGTTTTAAAAAGTGAGGCGCAGGAATCACTAAATGATATTGAAAACCTGGATAAGCCTGTGATTGCGGCAATAGACGGCTTTGCCCTGGGCGGCGGGTGCGAGCTGGCCATGGCCTGTGATATTAGAATTGCCACCAGCCGCTCCAAATTGGGCCAGCCCGAAGTCAACCTGGGTATTATACCCGGTGCCGGGGGAACACAGAGGTTGCAGAGACTTGTGGGCATGGGCAAGGCCAAAGAGTTAATCTTTACGGGTGATATCATCAGCGCCCAGGAGGCCAAAGAAATCGGGCTGGTAAATAAAGTGGTCGAGCAGCCGGAAGATTTAATGCCCGCGGCTAAAGAAATGGCTCAAAAGATCATTGCCAAAGCACCGGTCGCCGTTGGCCTGGCCAAGCTGGCTATTAATGTAGGTGCAAATACCGATATCAACTCGGGACTTCTATTTGAAAAGTTTGCTCAAACCATAGCTTTTTCCACTGAAGACCGCATAGAGGGGACCACGGCCTTTCTTGAAAAACGTAAAGCGGTATTCAAGGGTAAATAA
- a CDS encoding acyl-CoA dehydrogenase family protein — translation MDFSIPDEIRDMKRTLRNFVDNEVEKYSQQIEEEDKIPQYLIDKAKEMGLFGMSIPEEYGGLGLSMVERCLLLEELGRANMSFTTYIGAHTGIGTTGIVELGSEEIKQKYLPAMASGEKLGAFALTEPDAGSDATNIKTTAVLKGDKWILNGRKHFITNAPEADIFTVIAVTDREKGARGGFTAFVVEKDFPGFSIGTIEKKMGLRGSHTAEVIFEDCEVPVENVLGEVGRGYASALKILSKGRVALAARCVGACDKLVELSARYAQQRIQFGKPIASFQAIQWMLAEMATDTEAARALTYRVAWMVDQGLPVIKEGPMVKLFASEALGRVVDKAVQIHGGMGYMKDFPVERFYRDARITRIYEGTNEIQRMIIANRLLKEFEI, via the coding sequence ATGGATTTCAGTATTCCAGATGAAATCAGAGATATGAAACGCACATTAAGGAATTTTGTAGATAACGAGGTTGAGAAATATAGCCAACAAATCGAAGAAGAGGACAAAATTCCTCAGTACTTGATCGATAAAGCAAAGGAAATGGGCCTGTTTGGCATGAGTATTCCCGAGGAATACGGCGGCCTGGGTCTTAGTATGGTGGAAAGATGCCTTTTGCTGGAAGAGCTTGGCCGGGCCAATATGAGTTTTACTACTTACATCGGGGCACATACGGGAATTGGCACCACCGGCATAGTTGAGCTGGGAAGTGAAGAAATAAAGCAAAAGTACCTGCCTGCCATGGCCAGCGGCGAAAAATTGGGAGCCTTTGCCTTAACGGAACCTGATGCCGGGTCTGATGCCACCAACATAAAGACCACCGCCGTCTTAAAGGGTGACAAATGGATTTTAAACGGCAGGAAACATTTCATTACCAACGCACCCGAGGCGGATATTTTTACCGTTATTGCCGTAACGGATCGGGAAAAAGGGGCCCGGGGCGGATTTACCGCCTTTGTGGTGGAAAAGGATTTTCCCGGCTTCTCCATTGGCACCATTGAAAAGAAAATGGGTCTCAGGGGGTCCCACACGGCGGAAGTAATTTTTGAAGACTGCGAGGTTCCAGTTGAAAACGTATTGGGAGAAGTGGGCCGCGGCTACGCCAGTGCTTTAAAGATACTGAGCAAAGGCCGGGTGGCCCTGGCCGCTCGTTGTGTAGGGGCCTGTGACAAGCTGGTGGAACTTTCGGCCAGGTATGCCCAGCAGAGGATCCAGTTTGGAAAACCCATTGCCAGTTTCCAGGCCATTCAGTGGATGCTGGCGGAAATGGCTACCGACACTGAGGCCGCCCGGGCTTTAACCTACCGGGTAGCATGGATGGTGGATCAGGGACTGCCCGTAATCAAGGAAGGGCCGATGGTAAAATTATTTGCCTCTGAGGCTTTGGGTAGGGTGGTTGACAAAGCGGTTCAGATCCACGGGGGCATGGGATACATGAAAGACTTCCCGGTGGAACGGTTTTACCGGGATGCCAGGATTACCCGTATATATGAAGGAACCAACGAAATACAGCGGATGATTATTGCCAACAGGTTGCTTAAGGAATTTGAAATTTAA